AAACTTTTCATGTGCGTTTTTCCTCTACCACTTCTGCCAAAAAATCTTTTACCAACGGAACATTTGAACGCCGAAGTTCATCGGGGGTTCCGAGTGCCAAAACTTTACCTTGATCTAAAACCGCAATACGATCTGCGATTTCTAAAGCACAATACATGTCGTGTGAAACAACAATGGAAGTTGTTTTTAATTTTCTTGATAAGTCAAAAATCAATCGATTAATTGCGTTTGTCGTCACTGGATCAAGACCAGTTGTGGGTTCATCAAACAACAAATACTGCGGCTCAATGGCAACTGTTCGCGCAAGACTCACACGTTTTTGCATTCCATAACTTATATGTGGTGGAAGTTTTTCTTCAACACCCGAAAGATTCACAAGACTTAAAAACTTTGTGAC
The Oligoflexia bacterium DNA segment above includes these coding regions:
- a CDS encoding ATP-binding cassette domain-containing protein; the encoded protein is PDGGEIWLDGQEISKLSEDDYFPIRKKCGMVFQHPALFDSLTVRENVAFGLRRHFPQLKENEVRERVTKFLSLVNLSGVEEKLPPHISYGMQKRVSLARTVAIEPQYLLFDEPTTGLDPVTTNAINRLIFDLSRKLKTTSIVVSHDMYCALEIADRIAVLDQGKVLALGTPDELRRSNVPLVKDFLAEVVEEKRT